In the Scyliorhinus canicula chromosome 23, sScyCan1.1, whole genome shotgun sequence genome, one interval contains:
- the LOC119956607 gene encoding cytochrome P450 3A24-like isoform X2, protein MDLIQEFLIPPWVIPLVSSESWLFLCDITSNPWLWRVLIILLFLLYVTWPYSTFKALCIPGPPPMLFLGSIPDICRKDLHIVDVECYNAFGNIWGLYLGRQAFLVLTDTEIIHKVFIEDHCEIFASAKTHKSRNPFSESFFQSDDQDWKRLHQLLTPAFSSTQLRQTFPLMAKEADDLIRHFGTFCREGRPVTVRELFAQYARNVLTMSLFDLDMSKANASRTFIHYWDRLLQAHARYSTISVTLMFPALMPLIRKIKFHLFWKEAIGYFTGLVHHARERRKDSMEAQKCASFLQYLLDHEEIRTDKRKKPLRSSVLTEGEIVAQVLRFLLSGYKTTTYTLEFAVYLLARHPSVQHKLQQEICTAVKQERTCRKSVEVCDVKIPKGIQVTVPVWVMHHSREYWEHPCRFNPLRFTRQERDAREPECFLPFGLGSLSCIGSEFNVMMIKVALASILKCYSFTWCSLTPMYLDIETLGATRSKIPIILQVDLL, encoded by the exons ATGGACCTCATCCAAGAATTTCTGATTCCTCCCTGGGTGATTCCTCTCGTCAGCTCTGAGTCCTGGCTATTTCTGTGCGACATCACGTCAAACCCCTGGCTATGGAGAGTACTGATTATTTTATTGTTCCTTCT GTACGTGACATGGCCGTACAGCACGTTTAAGGCGCTGTGTATTCCTGGGCCACCTCCAATGTTATTCCTTGGGTCGATTCCCGATATCTGCCGAAAG GATCTTCACATTGTCGATGTGGAATGTTACAATGCGTTTGGCAACATCTGGGG GTTGTACCTGGGCCGTCAGGCATTCCTTGTGCTCACTGACACTGAAATAATCCACAAGGTGTTTATTGAAGATCATTGTGAAATCTTCGCCAGCGCTAAA ACTCACAAATCTCGGAATCCATTCAGTGAGAGTTTCTTTCAGTCAGACGATCAGGACTGGAAGAGACTTCACCAACTCCTGACGCCAGCTTTCTCTTCCACTCAactgaggcag ACATTTCCACTCATGGCGAAAGAAGCCGATGATCTAATCCGGCACTTCGGAACGTTCTGCAGAGAGGGCAGACCTGTCACTGTGAGAGA ATTATTTGCCCAGTATGCTCGGAACGTCCTGACGATGTCGCTCTTTGACCTGGATATGAGCAAGGCCAACGCAAGCCGCACATTCATCCATTACTGGGACCGCCTGCTTCAGGCCCACGCCAGATATTCCACAATCTCGGTGACAT TGATGTTCCCAGCCTTAATGCCTCTCATTCGGAAGATTAAGTTCCATTTATTTTGGAAAGAGGCCATCGGTTACTTCACAGGATTGGTCCATCATGCCCGGGAGAGGAGGAAAGATTCCATGGAGGCTCAA AAATGTGCCAGCTTCCTTCAGTACTTGCTCGACCACGAGGAAATCAGGACCGACAAGAGGAAGAAACCTCTGCGAAGCTCTG TGTTGACAGAAGGTGAAATTGTTGCCCAGGTCTTACGCTTTCTCCTCAGCGGGTACAAGACGACAACCTACACGTTGGAATTTGCAGTGTACTTGCTGGCCAGACACCCCAGCGTACAACACAAGCTTCAGCAGGAGATCTGCACGGCTGTGAAACAAGAG AGAACTTGTAGAAAATCGGTGGAGGTGTGCGATGTGAAAATCCCCAAAGGAATTCAAGTCACAGTGCCGGTCTGGGTGATGCATCACAGCAGAGAATATTGGGAGCATCCTTGCAGATTCAATCCACTCAG GTTCACCAGACAAGAGAGAGATGCTCGGGAACCTGAGTGCTTCTTGCCCTTTGGCCTTGGCTCATTGAGCTGCATTGGGAGCGAGTTCAACGTCATGATGATCAAAGTAGCACTGGCTTCGATTCTCAAGTGTTACAGTTTTACCTGGTGTTCACTGACCCCC ATGTACCTTGACATTGAGACCTTGGGCGCGACCAGGTCAAAAATACCCATTATCCTCCAGGTGGATCTGCTGTGA
- the LOC119956607 gene encoding cytochrome P450 3A5-like isoform X1, producing MDLIQEFLIPPWVIPLVSSESWLFLCDITSNPWLWRVLIILLFLLYVTWPYSTFKALCIPGPPPMLFLGSIPDICRKDLHIVDVECYNAFGNIWGLYLGRQAFLVLTDTEIIHKVFIEDHCEIFASAKTHKSRNPFSESFFQSDDQDWKRLHQLLTPAFSSTQLRQTFPLMAKEADDLIRHFGTFCREGRPVTVRELFAQYARNVLTMSLFDLDMSKANASRTFIHYWDRLLQAHARYSTISVTLMFPALMPLIRKIKFHLFWKEAIGYFTGLVHHARERRKDSMEAQKCASFLQYLLDHEEIRTDKRKKPLRSSVLTEGEIVAQVLRFLLSGYKTTTYTLEFAVYLLARHPSVQHKLQQEICTAVKQEGLTYESIVGMEYLDMVVMETLRLFPPLVWLQRTCRKSVEVCDVKIPKGIQVTVPVWVMHHSREYWEHPCRFNPLRFTRQERDAREPECFLPFGLGSLSCIGSEFNVMMIKVALASILKCYSFTWCSLTPMYLDIETLGATRSKIPIILQVDLL from the exons ATGGACCTCATCCAAGAATTTCTGATTCCTCCCTGGGTGATTCCTCTCGTCAGCTCTGAGTCCTGGCTATTTCTGTGCGACATCACGTCAAACCCCTGGCTATGGAGAGTACTGATTATTTTATTGTTCCTTCT GTACGTGACATGGCCGTACAGCACGTTTAAGGCGCTGTGTATTCCTGGGCCACCTCCAATGTTATTCCTTGGGTCGATTCCCGATATCTGCCGAAAG GATCTTCACATTGTCGATGTGGAATGTTACAATGCGTTTGGCAACATCTGGGG GTTGTACCTGGGCCGTCAGGCATTCCTTGTGCTCACTGACACTGAAATAATCCACAAGGTGTTTATTGAAGATCATTGTGAAATCTTCGCCAGCGCTAAA ACTCACAAATCTCGGAATCCATTCAGTGAGAGTTTCTTTCAGTCAGACGATCAGGACTGGAAGAGACTTCACCAACTCCTGACGCCAGCTTTCTCTTCCACTCAactgaggcag ACATTTCCACTCATGGCGAAAGAAGCCGATGATCTAATCCGGCACTTCGGAACGTTCTGCAGAGAGGGCAGACCTGTCACTGTGAGAGA ATTATTTGCCCAGTATGCTCGGAACGTCCTGACGATGTCGCTCTTTGACCTGGATATGAGCAAGGCCAACGCAAGCCGCACATTCATCCATTACTGGGACCGCCTGCTTCAGGCCCACGCCAGATATTCCACAATCTCGGTGACAT TGATGTTCCCAGCCTTAATGCCTCTCATTCGGAAGATTAAGTTCCATTTATTTTGGAAAGAGGCCATCGGTTACTTCACAGGATTGGTCCATCATGCCCGGGAGAGGAGGAAAGATTCCATGGAGGCTCAA AAATGTGCCAGCTTCCTTCAGTACTTGCTCGACCACGAGGAAATCAGGACCGACAAGAGGAAGAAACCTCTGCGAAGCTCTG TGTTGACAGAAGGTGAAATTGTTGCCCAGGTCTTACGCTTTCTCCTCAGCGGGTACAAGACGACAACCTACACGTTGGAATTTGCAGTGTACTTGCTGGCCAGACACCCCAGCGTACAACACAAGCTTCAGCAGGAGATCTGCACGGCTGTGAAACAAGAG GGTTTGACTTATGAAAGCATTGTGGGAATGGAGTACCTCGACATGGTCGTCATGGAGACACTTCGGTTATTCCCTCCTCTGGTTTGGCTGCAGAGAACTTGTAGAAAATCGGTGGAGGTGTGCGATGTGAAAATCCCCAAAGGAATTCAAGTCACAGTGCCGGTCTGGGTGATGCATCACAGCAGAGAATATTGGGAGCATCCTTGCAGATTCAATCCACTCAG GTTCACCAGACAAGAGAGAGATGCTCGGGAACCTGAGTGCTTCTTGCCCTTTGGCCTTGGCTCATTGAGCTGCATTGGGAGCGAGTTCAACGTCATGATGATCAAAGTAGCACTGGCTTCGATTCTCAAGTGTTACAGTTTTACCTGGTGTTCACTGACCCCC ATGTACCTTGACATTGAGACCTTGGGCGCGACCAGGTCAAAAATACCCATTATCCTCCAGGTGGATCTGCTGTGA
- the LOC119956607 gene encoding cytochrome P450 3A24-like isoform X3, with translation MESTDYFIVPSDLHIVDVECYNAFGNIWGLYLGRQAFLVLTDTEIIHKVFIEDHCEIFASAKTHKSRNPFSESFFQSDDQDWKRLHQLLTPAFSSTQLRQTFPLMAKEADDLIRHFGTFCREGRPVTVRELFAQYARNVLTMSLFDLDMSKANASRTFIHYWDRLLQAHARYSTISVTLMFPALMPLIRKIKFHLFWKEAIGYFTGLVHHARERRKDSMEAQKCASFLQYLLDHEEIRTDKRKKPLRSSVLTEGEIVAQVLRFLLSGYKTTTYTLEFAVYLLARHPSVQHKLQQEICTAVKQEGLTYESIVGMEYLDMVVMETLRLFPPLVWLQRTCRKSVEVCDVKIPKGIQVTVPVWVMHHSREYWEHPCRFNPLRFTRQERDAREPECFLPFGLGSLSCIGSEFNVMMIKVALASILKCYSFTWCSLTPMYLDIETLGATRSKIPIILQVDLL, from the exons ATGGAGAGTACTGATTATTTTATTGTTCCTTCT GATCTTCACATTGTCGATGTGGAATGTTACAATGCGTTTGGCAACATCTGGGG GTTGTACCTGGGCCGTCAGGCATTCCTTGTGCTCACTGACACTGAAATAATCCACAAGGTGTTTATTGAAGATCATTGTGAAATCTTCGCCAGCGCTAAA ACTCACAAATCTCGGAATCCATTCAGTGAGAGTTTCTTTCAGTCAGACGATCAGGACTGGAAGAGACTTCACCAACTCCTGACGCCAGCTTTCTCTTCCACTCAactgaggcag ACATTTCCACTCATGGCGAAAGAAGCCGATGATCTAATCCGGCACTTCGGAACGTTCTGCAGAGAGGGCAGACCTGTCACTGTGAGAGA ATTATTTGCCCAGTATGCTCGGAACGTCCTGACGATGTCGCTCTTTGACCTGGATATGAGCAAGGCCAACGCAAGCCGCACATTCATCCATTACTGGGACCGCCTGCTTCAGGCCCACGCCAGATATTCCACAATCTCGGTGACAT TGATGTTCCCAGCCTTAATGCCTCTCATTCGGAAGATTAAGTTCCATTTATTTTGGAAAGAGGCCATCGGTTACTTCACAGGATTGGTCCATCATGCCCGGGAGAGGAGGAAAGATTCCATGGAGGCTCAA AAATGTGCCAGCTTCCTTCAGTACTTGCTCGACCACGAGGAAATCAGGACCGACAAGAGGAAGAAACCTCTGCGAAGCTCTG TGTTGACAGAAGGTGAAATTGTTGCCCAGGTCTTACGCTTTCTCCTCAGCGGGTACAAGACGACAACCTACACGTTGGAATTTGCAGTGTACTTGCTGGCCAGACACCCCAGCGTACAACACAAGCTTCAGCAGGAGATCTGCACGGCTGTGAAACAAGAG GGTTTGACTTATGAAAGCATTGTGGGAATGGAGTACCTCGACATGGTCGTCATGGAGACACTTCGGTTATTCCCTCCTCTGGTTTGGCTGCAGAGAACTTGTAGAAAATCGGTGGAGGTGTGCGATGTGAAAATCCCCAAAGGAATTCAAGTCACAGTGCCGGTCTGGGTGATGCATCACAGCAGAGAATATTGGGAGCATCCTTGCAGATTCAATCCACTCAG GTTCACCAGACAAGAGAGAGATGCTCGGGAACCTGAGTGCTTCTTGCCCTTTGGCCTTGGCTCATTGAGCTGCATTGGGAGCGAGTTCAACGTCATGATGATCAAAGTAGCACTGGCTTCGATTCTCAAGTGTTACAGTTTTACCTGGTGTTCACTGACCCCC ATGTACCTTGACATTGAGACCTTGGGCGCGACCAGGTCAAAAATACCCATTATCCTCCAGGTGGATCTGCTGTGA